From Amphiura filiformis chromosome 20, Afil_fr2py, whole genome shotgun sequence, a single genomic window includes:
- the LOC140142380 gene encoding heparan sulfate glucosamine 3-O-sulfotransferase 1-like, whose translation MTSLKSARSGCTKPVVVLLSGILFLVSVLLTMNVSTNIMNTSRVGDNEIMQRPGGSAHISIVKKTQQTLEQKSTPIGINGGNLRSSLVSQQDMISFKPETSCYIYRYSEHGVKKLKPNQTLGKLGCTRRQPKALIIGVKKCATGTLQRFLDLHPHLESVVNVIAVFPFNTNDIGHWMTQLELYLIMYTIISLSRLPENRRKPTYRYDEERAKNITLFQGYELFGSTFEETITDNRGNLNTSHAFIQYGIYIKAIQTLFHNFDRKRILVIDGEEFKQNPHFALKEVERFLGLSAFFKEEQFYFSSTKGFYCANVTDRPDTHCMSSSKDSGGKGTPHPSVDQNLLQQMTNFFTPYNSQLKDYLNRTLTFT comes from the exons ATGACGTCTCTGAAGTCAGCTCGAAGTGGTTGTACCAAGCCTGTAGTTGTACTTCTCTCCGGAATTCTCTTCCTAGTCTCAGTGCTGCTAACGATGAATGTCTCAACTAACATTATGAATACGAGTAGAGTTGGAGATAATGAGATAATGCAAAGACCAGGCGGTTCAGCACACATTTCTATAGTAAAGAAAACACAACAAACTTTGGAACAAAAATCAACGCCCATTGGAATCAACGGTGGGAATCTCCGTAGTAGCTTGGTATCCCAACAAGACATGATATCGTTCAAACCTGAAACTAGCTGCTACATCTACCGTTATAGCGAGCATGGTgtaaagaaactgaaaccaaatcAAACACTTGGTAAACTGGGCTGCACTCGTCGACAACCAAAAGCGCTTATCATCGGTGTAAAGAAATGTGCAACCGGGACTCTCCAACGTTTTCTCGATCTTCATCCTCATCTAGAGAGTGTTGTTAACGTTATCGCTGTTTTCCCGTTCAACACTAACGATATTGGACACTGGATGACTCAACT CGAGCTATATCTGATTATGTACACTATAATCAGTTTAAGCAGACTACCAGAAAATCGAAGAAAACCTACCTATAGATACGACGAAGAAAGGGCAAAAAACATTACTTTGTTCCAAGGATATGAGCTGTTTGGTAGCACATTTGAGGAAACAATCACCGATAACCGTGGCAACCTAAATACATCACATGCGTTCATCCAGTATGGAATCTACATCAAAGCCATTCAAACGCTATTCCACAATTTCGATAGAAAACGAATTCTTGTAATTGACGGAGAAGAGTTTAAACAAAATCCTCATTTTGCTTTGAAAGAAGTGGAACGGTTTCTTGGTCTCTCAGCTTTCTTTAAGGAagagcagttttatttcagttccACTAAGGGATTCTATTGTGCAAACGTGACAGATAGACCTGATACTCATTGCATGTCAAGCAGTAAGGACAGTGGGGGCAAGGGGACACCACACCCAAGTGTGGACCAAAACCTACTGCAACAAATGACAAACTTTTTCACACCGTATAATTCACAACTCAAAGACTATTTGAATCGGACACTTACTTTTACATAG